The Sebastes fasciatus isolate fSebFas1 chromosome 4, fSebFas1.pri, whole genome shotgun sequence genome window below encodes:
- the LOC141766388 gene encoding protein tyrosine phosphatase domain-containing protein 1 — protein sequence MMPTLIPVPQPSYSQARENLVRAIPPKLLCLLACGGMDCRYEGPEGWKPSQQLIRGVFSSWVTDDIIAMARPSNHLIEKYDIIEQFQRLNIKSIINMQLPGEHAHCGPPLDPGSGFTYSPQIFMDNDIYFYNFGMQDFGVTSLVGMIDGVKVLAFAVSEGRVAVHCHAGLGRTGVLIACYLIYTLRISPSEAVHYVRIKRPHSIQTRVQLSQVFDFARLLGTQLVQYPDLSLRHGVPFTLQHYLNRQAILLHGQEARTLRQTPKMVYLLCMHLSCLAQGLPAPPEIQAELEKRSALRTMNRSVREILAAKQYLPLLREGHKGSRVSSESVSSWDEPLGFLERKREVLLDKRSYSESDLSKFAVNEGLEFSPYCTPALGNERQWSVQDLLRPDLRAGSPMLASFSPGHQTTMKESQTLNIPISSMTTSNNCAKRSKALPKYSSNTELCRNPHNLGPTSVARAVAKAMADPGPPGEAVLQRSALLQEELNSSDCGWALLVTESDPQVLSCLLWTWLDKLKEPVLSADDVERLSCGANNRKPLSVLKKPQRDTIYCLLSCVSSVTSLCPHREEAVLQRLMRALTRRHQEEMGSLATLMTVLKASLRETFHNYIYLRRASSTNATL from the exons ATGATGCCGACCTTGATACCAGTACCCCAGCCTTCCTACTCCCAGGCCAGGGAGAACCTGGTGAGGGCTATCCCACCCAAGCTCCTCTGTCTGCTGGCCTGTGGAGGAATGGACTGCCGCTATGAAGGACCAGAGGGTTGGAAACCAAGTCAGCAGCTCATTCGAGGCGTTTTCTCCTCCTG GGTGACAGATGACATTATTGCCATGGCACGACCATCCAATCATCTAATTGAGAAGTACGACATCATAGAACAATTTCAAAG GTTGAACATCAAATCGATCATCAACATGCAGCTCCCTGGAGAACACGCTCATTGTGGACCTCCACTAGACCCTGGAAGTGGCTTCACATACTCTCCACAGATCTTCATGGACAATGACA TTTACTTTTACAACTTTGGGATGCAAGATTTCGGTGTGACCTCTCTCGTCGGTATGATTGATGGGGTGAAGGTTTTGGCCTTTGCAGTGAGCGAGGGAAGAGTGGCTGTGCACTGCCACGCAGGCCTGGGCAGGACAG GTGTCCTGATAGCCTGTTACTTGATTTACACCCTGCGCATCAGCCCGAGTGAGGCCGTCCACTATGTACGGATTAAACGGCCACACTCTATCCAAACTCGGGTGCAGCTCAGCCAGGTGTTTGACTTTGCTCGCCTGCTCGGCACACAGCTGGTCCAATACCCAGACCTCAGCCTGCGGCACGGAGTCCCTTTCACCCTGCAGCACTACCTAAACCGACAGGCGATACTGCTGCATGGCCAGGAGGCACGCACCCTCAGACAAACACCCAAG ATGGTGTACCTCCTGTGTATGCATCTGTCCTGCTTAGCCCAGggtctccctgctcctccagAGATCCAGGCTGAGCTGGAGAAGAGGTCAGCACTCAGGACCATGAACAGGAGTGTGAGGGAGATCCTGGCGGCCAAACAGTACTTGCCCTTACTGAGGGAGGGTCACAAGGGGTCGCGGGTGAGCTCAGAGTCGGTGTCCTCCTGGGACGAGCCACTGGGATtcctggagaggaagagagaggtgCTGCTGGACAAACGCAGCTACAGCGAGTCTGACCTCAGCAAGTTCGCAGTAAATGAG GGTCTGGAGTTTAGTCCATACTGCACACCAGCACTTGGGAATGAGAGACAGTGGTCCGTACAGGATCTGTTACGACCTGATCTGAGAGCAGGTAGTCCGATGCTTGCCTCATTTTCACCAGGCCACCAGACCACCATGAAGGAATCTCAAACACTCAACATCCCAATATCTAGCATGACAACAAGCAACAACTGTGCTAAGAGGTCTAAGGCGCTTCCCAAATACAGCTCCAACACTGAG TTGTGCAGAAATCCACATAATCTAGGCCCGACCTCAGTCGCCCGTGCTGTTGCTAAGGCGATGGCAGACCCTGGTCCTCCAGGAGAAGCCGTCCTGCAAAGATCGGCTCTGCTGCAG GAGGAACTGAACAGTAGTGACTGTGGCTGGGCTCTGCTGGTCACCGAGTCAGATCCTCAGgttctcagttgtctgttgtggaCGTGGCTGGACAAGTTAAAG GAGCCTGTTCTGAGTGCAGACGATGTAGAAAGGTTGAGTTGTGGAGCAAACAACAGGAAGCCCCTCAGTGTGCTCAAGAAG ccgcagaGAGACACCATCTATTGTCTACTGAGCTGTGTGAGCTCGGTGACCAGCTTGTGTCCACACAGAGAGGAGGCAGTGCTGCAACGACTGATGCGGGCACTCACAAGG CGCCACCAGGAGGAAATGGGAAGCCTTGCAACTTTGATGACAGTCCTGAAGGCGAGTTTGAGAGAAACCTTCCACAACTACATATACCTCAGGAGGGCCAGCAGCACCAATGCTACACTTTAA
- the LOC141766384 gene encoding uncharacterized protein LOC141766384 produces MFAMELNGTLSGDQIDFLSTEYLVLLTLSVIGSFSVLVVSIVRWRQLKEQVQLLVQLALADLLAALILMSTSVMNRVSTDNSVVICQYSLPLSLTFYFISFLLVVVYAWKSKNAIQGWRATEDEGGQNRCRRKILAIPVYVFVWLVPIAMYLAYVLTPFIKNTWLTTITDISIIGRNESKYCTSCILFLHVWRDPCDTDTRIHDTFIRVFLFFVVIPVMLSCSVIYYKVGKWYERGSNEQEGLFPVEGDGLSRRRIKRVFSTARNMVMVIIVCWAPALLLILLSTLMVRSKVEQHSLFGLYMIQAASVSLQGFLNSMVYAWIRPNFTEAVLGENTPLVAHDRLAFFEESLRSSL; encoded by the exons ATGTTCGCCATGGAGCTCAATGGTACACTGAGTGGAGATCAG ATTGACTTCCTCTCTACTGAGTACCTAGTATTACTCACACTCAG TGTGATTGGGAGTTTTTCTGTCCTGGTGGTTTCCATAGTGAGATGGAGGCAACTAAAAGAACAG GTGCAGCTCCTGGTGCAGCTCGCCCTGGCGGACCTCCTGGCTGCTCTGATCCTGATGTCCACCAGTGTCATGAACAGAGTGAGCACTGACAACAGTGTAGTCATCTGCCAATACAGCCTGCCGCTGTCACTG ACATTTTACTTCATTTCATTTCTGCTGGTGGTGGTTTACGCATGGAAGTCAAAGAACGCAATCCAAGGATGGAGAGCCACAGAGGATGAGGGAGGACAG AATCGATGCAGAAGGAAAATACTTGCTATACCTGTATATGTCTTTGTGTG GTTGGTCCCCATTGCAATGTATTTAGCATATGTGCTCACTCCCTTCATAAAAAACACTTGGCTGACTACAATCACTGACATATCAATAATCGGCCGTAATGAAAGCAAATACTGCACCAG ttgTATTTTGTTCCTGCATGTCTGGAGGGATCCCTGTGACACTGACACT AGAATTCACGACACTTTCATcagagtttttcttttcttcgtTGTGATACCAGTGATGCTGTCTTGCTCT GTGATTTATTATAAGGTTGGTAAATGGTATGAAAGAGGAAGTAATGAGCAGGAAGGGCTTTTCCCTGTGGAGGGAGATGGACTTTCAAGAAGGAGAATCAAAAGAGTGTTTTCCACAGCAAGAAATATGGTGATGGTCATCATAGTCTGCTGGGCACcag CTCTTCTCCTCATTCTGCTGTCTACTCTGATGGTCCGGTCAAAAGTTGAACAACACAGTCTATTCGGCTTGTATATGATACAG gcTGCCAGCGTGTCCCTGCAAGGCTTCCTGAACAGTATGGTTTACGCCTGGATACGGCCCAACTTCACGGAGGCCGTTCTCGGGGAGAATACGCCCCTGGTGGCTCACGACCGCCTGGCCTTCTTTGAAGAATCACTGAGGAGCTCGCTTTGA
- the LOC141766394 gene encoding ADP-ribosylation factor 4-like, whose product MGLTISSLFERMFGKKQMRILMVGLDAAGKTTILYKLKLGEIVTTIPTIGFNVETVEYKNISFTVWDVGGQDKIRPLWRHYFQNTQGLIFVVDSNDRERVAESAEELRKMLGEEELKDAVLLVFANKQDLPNALTVHDLTEKLGLQSLHNKHWHIQSTCATQGSGLYEGLDWLSNQLSKT is encoded by the exons ATGGGGCTCACCATCTCGTCACTCTTCGAGCGGATGTTTGGCAAGAAGCAGATGAGGATTTTAATGG TTGGGTTGGATGCTGCCGGAAAAACAACTATCTTGTACAAATTGAAGCTTGGTGAAATTGTGACCACCATCCCAACCATTG GTTTCAATGTTGAGACAGTAGAATATAAAAATATCAGCTTCACTGTATGGGATGTTGGCGGTCAGGACAAGATCAGACCCCTCTGGAGACATTACTTCCAGAACACACAG GGCCTCATCTTTGTGGTGGACAGCAATGACAGAGAAAGAGTGGCAGAGTCTGCAGAAGAGCTCAGGAAGATG TTGGGTGAGGAGGAGTTGAAAGACGCTGTTTTGCTGGTGTTTGCTAACAAACAGGACCTTCCCAATGCCTTAACAGTCCACGATCTCACAGAAAAACTCGGCCTACAATCCCTCCACAACAAACAT TGGCACATTCAGTCAACCTGCGCCACCCAGGGCAGTGGGCTGTATGAAGGACTTGACTGGCTATCCAACCAGttgtccaaaacctaa